A stretch of Henckelia pumila isolate YLH828 chromosome 4, ASM3356847v2, whole genome shotgun sequence DNA encodes these proteins:
- the LOC140863323 gene encoding uncharacterized protein isoform X2 has protein sequence MAYEFGRTHVVRPKGQHQATIVWLHGLGDKGSSWSQLLESLPLPNIKWICPTAPTRPVSLFGGFPCTAWFDAQDISDDVPDDIQGLDASAAHVANLLLTEPADVKIGVGGFSMGAATALYSATCHVFRQYGNRHPYLINLSLIIGLSGWLPCSRTLGNRMEASNETIRRATSLPILLCHGTGDDVVAYKHGEKSASTLNSAGFQNLTFRKYEGLGHYTIPEEMDEVCRWLTVTLGLQGS, from the exons ATGGCGTATGAATTTGGGAGGACTCATGTTGTCAGGCCAAAAGGCCAACACCAAGCAACGATAGTTTGGCTACATGGCCTTGGCGACAAAGGCTCAAG CTGGTCACAGCTTCTGGAAAGTCTTCCCCTTCCAAAT ATAAAGTGGATATGCCCGACTGCACCTACTCGTCCAGTGTCTCTATTCGGTGGATTTCCTTGCACTGCTT GGTTTGACGCGCAAGATATCTCAGATGACGTCCCTGATGATATACAAGGATTGGATGCATCAGCAGCACATGTTGCGAATCTCTTGTTGACCGAGCCTGCTGATG tcaAGATAGGTGTTGGAGGCTTTAGCATGGGTGCTGCAACTGCACTTTATTCAGCCACATGCCACGTTTTTCGGCAATACGGGAACAGGCACCCATACTTGATTAACTTGAGCTTGATTATCGGTCTTAGTGGCTGGCTTCCATGTTCAAG GACACTGGGGAACCGGATGGAAGCATCGAATGAAACTATCAGGCGCGCGACATCACTGCCCATTTTGCTCTGTCATGGCACTG GGGACGATGTTGTGGCTTATAAACACGGAGAAAAATCAGCTTCTACTTTAAATTCGGCTGGATTTCAAAATCTTACGTTCAGAAAATACGAGGG GCTTGGGCATTACACAATTCCTGAAGAGATGGATGAAGTTTGTCGCTGGCTCACCGTGACGTTGGGTCTTCAAGGGTCATAG
- the LOC140864336 gene encoding floral homeotic protein GLOBOSA: MGRGKIEIKRIENSSNRQVTYSKRRNGIMKKAKEISVLCDAQVSVIIFANSGKMHDFCTPSTTFVDVLDQYQKLSGKRLWDAKHEQLDNEINRIKKENDSMQIELRHLKGEDITSLNYKELMVLEDALENGTSALKAKQMEFVRMMRKHTEMVEEENQSLQFKLSQLHLNSMDEHVMENQRMYDHHQQDHIRDYEAHMPFSFRVQPMQPNLQERF, from the exons ATGGGAAGAGGCAAGATCGAGATCAAGAGGATCGAGAACTCGAGCAACAGACAGGTTACCTACTCGAAAAGAAGAAATGGGATCATGAAGAAGGCCAAGGAGATTAGTGTGCTGTGTGATGCTCAAGTTTCTGTGATTATCTTCGCTAATTCTGGCAAGATGCATGACTTCTGCACCCCTTCTACAAC GTTTGTTGACGTGTTGGATCAGTATCAAAAGCTCTCTGGGAAAAGGCTTTGGGATGCTAAACATGAG CAATTGGACAATGAAATCAACAGAATCAAGAAGGAGAATGACAGCATGCAGATTGAACTCAG GCATCTGAAAGGGGAAGATATCACAAGTTTGAACTATAAAGAACTGATGGTGTTGGAGGATGCCCTTGAAAATGGGACTTCAGCTCTTAAAGCCAAAcag ATGGAGTTTGTGCGGATGATGAGGAAACAT ACCGAAATGGTGGAGGAAGAGAATCAGAGCCTCCAATTTAAGTTG AGCCAACTACACTTGAACTCCATGGATGAACATGTGATGGAGAACCAAAGAATGTATGATCATCACCAGCAAGATCATATTCGCGATTACGAAGCTCACATGCCTTTCTCCTTCCGCGTGCAACCTATGCAGCCGAATTTACAAGAACGCTTTTAG
- the LOC140863323 gene encoding uncharacterized protein isoform X1 has protein sequence MSFNGSAGGSQTSRMAYEFGRTHVVRPKGQHQATIVWLHGLGDKGSSWSQLLESLPLPNIKWICPTAPTRPVSLFGGFPCTAWFDAQDISDDVPDDIQGLDASAAHVANLLLTEPADVKIGVGGFSMGAATALYSATCHVFRQYGNRHPYLINLSLIIGLSGWLPCSRTLGNRMEASNETIRRATSLPILLCHGTGDDVVAYKHGEKSASTLNSAGFQNLTFRKYEGLGHYTIPEEMDEVCRWLTVTLGLQGS, from the exons ATGAGCTTCAATGGCTCTGCTGGGG GTAGCCAAACGTCTAGAATGGCGTATGAATTTGGGAGGACTCATGTTGTCAGGCCAAAAGGCCAACACCAAGCAACGATAGTTTGGCTACATGGCCTTGGCGACAAAGGCTCAAG CTGGTCACAGCTTCTGGAAAGTCTTCCCCTTCCAAAT ATAAAGTGGATATGCCCGACTGCACCTACTCGTCCAGTGTCTCTATTCGGTGGATTTCCTTGCACTGCTT GGTTTGACGCGCAAGATATCTCAGATGACGTCCCTGATGATATACAAGGATTGGATGCATCAGCAGCACATGTTGCGAATCTCTTGTTGACCGAGCCTGCTGATG tcaAGATAGGTGTTGGAGGCTTTAGCATGGGTGCTGCAACTGCACTTTATTCAGCCACATGCCACGTTTTTCGGCAATACGGGAACAGGCACCCATACTTGATTAACTTGAGCTTGATTATCGGTCTTAGTGGCTGGCTTCCATGTTCAAG GACACTGGGGAACCGGATGGAAGCATCGAATGAAACTATCAGGCGCGCGACATCACTGCCCATTTTGCTCTGTCATGGCACTG GGGACGATGTTGTGGCTTATAAACACGGAGAAAAATCAGCTTCTACTTTAAATTCGGCTGGATTTCAAAATCTTACGTTCAGAAAATACGAGGG GCTTGGGCATTACACAATTCCTGAAGAGATGGATGAAGTTTGTCGCTGGCTCACCGTGACGTTGGGTCTTCAAGGGTCATAG
- the LOC140866654 gene encoding uncharacterized protein isoform X1 has product MDLNSGTTVNAKSDQMGSSSSGKVRNSGPMFDSVAEIVLQEIIDDNKFACLMKSPNKSVVSNPIEGQSIQADENKNVGDEEEFYTSNPNNGRQAQKEISGSSLGDNCMFSCQCKKISCLKLYCECFAAGLYCTEACCCQGCCNLKECDDEVLEARELIQSRNPLAFAPKVVRRSMEASGSDYGENGTRKSPSSARHIKGCNCKKSMCLKKYCDCYQSKVGCSDGCRCEGCQNAYGQKGENGIRKGPLSEEEDNQITDSSFIDSFYVPAPTNDSHNTYLGTEQNSTPLPFLHYNQEEDVWPFENYLLLPDYRLHVDNNYSVPETAQESLDPLSSNQESDLSNAETKDEFEFPIQCHKPEETGSSSGVSNYIKWTNSSAPQFRSGSSHYYCSNSQSWHGSQISPLIDFRGNTLDQVVAYGSELCNILKANQPGTLEDPPMSLNSVKVSSQNKKRVSSLRDPGQEFGSTLPASRLTEIDSCVPGPADERSSRSRWQQMNNTTSSNLSSHD; this is encoded by the exons ATGGATTTGAACTCTGGTACGACCGTGAACGCGAAATCCGATCAGATGGGTAGTAGTTCTAGCGGGAAAGTGAGAAATTCAGGACCTATGTTCGACTCCGTGGCTGAGATTGTTTTACAGGAAATCATTGATGATAATAAGTTTGCGTGCCTTATGAAGTCACCAAACAAATCTGTTGTCTCCAATCCAATCGAGGGTCAATCGATTCAAGCAGATGAAAATAAGAATGTTGGGGATGAGGAAGAATTCTACACGTCGAACCCCAATAATGGAAGGCAAGCCCA GAAAGAAATATCTGGTTCTAGTCTTGGTGATAATTGCATGTTCAGTTGCCAATGTAAGAAGATCAGCTGCTTGAAACT TTACTGTGAGTGCTTTGCTGCTGGTTTGTATTGTACGGAAGCTTGTTGTTGCCAAGGTTGCTGCAACTTAAAAGAATGTGATGATGAAGTTCTTGAGGCACGAGAACTGATTCAATCTCGCAATCCTCTGGCATTTGCACCTAAAGTGGTCCGTCGTAGCATGGAGGCATCTGGAAGTGATTATGGG GAAAATGGAACCCGTAAGTCACCATCTTCTGCAAGGCACATAAAAGGATGCAATTGCAAGAAGTCAATGTGTCTCAAAAAGTACTGTGACTGTTATCAG TCAAAAGTGGGATGTTCGGATGGATGCCGCTGTGAAGGGTGTCAAAATGCCTATGGCCAAAAGGGAG AAAATGGCATTAGGAAGGGCCCCTTGAGTGAAGAAGAGGATAACCAAATAACAGACTCCTCTTTTATTGATAGCTTTTACGTGCCTGCACCTACAAATGATAGTCATAATACTTATCTTGGCACTGAACAGAATTCGACTCCGCTGCCATTTTTGCACTACAA CCAAGAAGAAGACGTATGGCCTTTTGAAAACTACCTCCTGTTGCCTGACTATCGTCTCCACGTGGATAACAATTATAGCGTCCCAGAAACCGCCCAGGAAAGTCTCGATCCACTTTCCTCTAATCAGGAATCTGATCTTAGTAATGCGGAAACAAAGGATGAATTCGAATTCCCAATACAATGTCACAAACCTGAGGAAACAGGTAGCAGTTCTGGAGTATCCAACTATATAAAATGGACAAATAGCTCAGCACCTCAATTTCGCTCTGGAAGTAGTCATTATTATTGTTCGAATTCTCAAAGTTGGCATGGTTCACAAATATcccctctgattgattttagAGGGAACACACTTGATCAAGTGGTTGCCTATGGGAGCGAGTTATGTAACATCTTGAAAGCTAACCAGCCAGGGACACTTGAGGACCCTCCCATGTCTCTCAATAGCGTTAAAGTAAGCTCCCAAAACAAGAAACGGGTATCTTCTCTTCGTGACCCTGGTCAAGAATTTGGTTCAACCTTGCCTGCCAGTAGGCTTACTGAAATCGATTCCTGCGTCCCCGGTCCAGCAGATGAAAGATCCTCAAGATCGAGGTGGCAACAAATGAACAACACCACTTCAAG CAACTTGAGCTCGCATGATTAG
- the LOC140866654 gene encoding uncharacterized protein isoform X2, producing the protein MDLNSGTTVNAKSDQMGSSSSGKVRNSGPMFDSVAEIVLQEIIDDNKFACLMKSPNKSVVSNPIEGQSIQADENKNVGDEEEFYTSNPNNGRKEISGSSLGDNCMFSCQCKKISCLKLYCECFAAGLYCTEACCCQGCCNLKECDDEVLEARELIQSRNPLAFAPKVVRRSMEASGSDYGENGTRKSPSSARHIKGCNCKKSMCLKKYCDCYQSKVGCSDGCRCEGCQNAYGQKGENGIRKGPLSEEEDNQITDSSFIDSFYVPAPTNDSHNTYLGTEQNSTPLPFLHYNQEEDVWPFENYLLLPDYRLHVDNNYSVPETAQESLDPLSSNQESDLSNAETKDEFEFPIQCHKPEETGSSSGVSNYIKWTNSSAPQFRSGSSHYYCSNSQSWHGSQISPLIDFRGNTLDQVVAYGSELCNILKANQPGTLEDPPMSLNSVKVSSQNKKRVSSLRDPGQEFGSTLPASRLTEIDSCVPGPADERSSRSRWQQMNNTTSSNLSSHD; encoded by the exons ATGGATTTGAACTCTGGTACGACCGTGAACGCGAAATCCGATCAGATGGGTAGTAGTTCTAGCGGGAAAGTGAGAAATTCAGGACCTATGTTCGACTCCGTGGCTGAGATTGTTTTACAGGAAATCATTGATGATAATAAGTTTGCGTGCCTTATGAAGTCACCAAACAAATCTGTTGTCTCCAATCCAATCGAGGGTCAATCGATTCAAGCAGATGAAAATAAGAATGTTGGGGATGAGGAAGAATTCTACACGTCGAACCCCAATAATGGAAG GAAAGAAATATCTGGTTCTAGTCTTGGTGATAATTGCATGTTCAGTTGCCAATGTAAGAAGATCAGCTGCTTGAAACT TTACTGTGAGTGCTTTGCTGCTGGTTTGTATTGTACGGAAGCTTGTTGTTGCCAAGGTTGCTGCAACTTAAAAGAATGTGATGATGAAGTTCTTGAGGCACGAGAACTGATTCAATCTCGCAATCCTCTGGCATTTGCACCTAAAGTGGTCCGTCGTAGCATGGAGGCATCTGGAAGTGATTATGGG GAAAATGGAACCCGTAAGTCACCATCTTCTGCAAGGCACATAAAAGGATGCAATTGCAAGAAGTCAATGTGTCTCAAAAAGTACTGTGACTGTTATCAG TCAAAAGTGGGATGTTCGGATGGATGCCGCTGTGAAGGGTGTCAAAATGCCTATGGCCAAAAGGGAG AAAATGGCATTAGGAAGGGCCCCTTGAGTGAAGAAGAGGATAACCAAATAACAGACTCCTCTTTTATTGATAGCTTTTACGTGCCTGCACCTACAAATGATAGTCATAATACTTATCTTGGCACTGAACAGAATTCGACTCCGCTGCCATTTTTGCACTACAA CCAAGAAGAAGACGTATGGCCTTTTGAAAACTACCTCCTGTTGCCTGACTATCGTCTCCACGTGGATAACAATTATAGCGTCCCAGAAACCGCCCAGGAAAGTCTCGATCCACTTTCCTCTAATCAGGAATCTGATCTTAGTAATGCGGAAACAAAGGATGAATTCGAATTCCCAATACAATGTCACAAACCTGAGGAAACAGGTAGCAGTTCTGGAGTATCCAACTATATAAAATGGACAAATAGCTCAGCACCTCAATTTCGCTCTGGAAGTAGTCATTATTATTGTTCGAATTCTCAAAGTTGGCATGGTTCACAAATATcccctctgattgattttagAGGGAACACACTTGATCAAGTGGTTGCCTATGGGAGCGAGTTATGTAACATCTTGAAAGCTAACCAGCCAGGGACACTTGAGGACCCTCCCATGTCTCTCAATAGCGTTAAAGTAAGCTCCCAAAACAAGAAACGGGTATCTTCTCTTCGTGACCCTGGTCAAGAATTTGGTTCAACCTTGCCTGCCAGTAGGCTTACTGAAATCGATTCCTGCGTCCCCGGTCCAGCAGATGAAAGATCCTCAAGATCGAGGTGGCAACAAATGAACAACACCACTTCAAG CAACTTGAGCTCGCATGATTAG
- the LOC140862296 gene encoding uncharacterized protein isoform X2 codes for MILTNDEFPKLKHDGPGLLSMAIADRDERGSLFSITLKADHHLDRKCLVFGELVDGNDVLKKIENAGDEDGIPAVTVKIINSGEINDDKRKGNKSKIVKDTMEANNHEVRRKGKHKKSSKRRKRRRHHYSSESDSSTDTDLESSESDSDSDSDASSLSDTSSSSDEKRKKRKRSKRERHKRGKGKDRRREKRRRRRDKKSKRRAKRDSVSDSESNSKSGSGSEENNDSVGALDKKLKNADHRKGDAADMFDTEEGEFPRENGEHQNNGVGIKMGPDRIADRHPDVVDDGPGKSRSRSLSPRKAMSKSMSLSPQRSAGRSPSVGAKHNRNRSPSVSRSPQVQQISDKGRSTSPVRSGSRSMSPVRSPRRQKDRNASVSPPARSRSPNSRSRSATVSPPIRRVTQSPLRTSSRRSSLRSASRSPVRHSRRSLSRSSGKPSRKSLSRSPVRSSQRSVSRSSGRAPSRRSPSRSPVRAPIRTRRQSYSRSPVISGRRARSPVSNRGGSSSRSRSADGSPKRIRRGRGFSDRYAYVRRYRSRSRSPNRSPIRSYRYDGRNERDRYLNFRRSPRRYRSPPRGRTPPRYRGRRSRSRSPSVSRSPIRYRNRHYSRSRSPVRSRSPVERYRGSPRGERRRSPSRSRSPSASQSPRGSQSPKRATKGNSRSSSGSPPRKTGLVSYGDASPDSGRE; via the exons ATGATATTGACGAATG ATGAATTTCCAAAGCTGAAACATGATGGACCGGGTTTATTATCTATGGCAATTGCCGATCGTGATGAACGTGGCTCACTGTTCAGTATCACCTTAAAAGCTGATCATCATCTTGACAG GAAATGTTTAGTCTTTGGTGAGCTTGTGGATGGGAATGATGTGTTGAAGAAGATTGAGAATGCTGGGGATGAAGATGGAATACCTGCTGTTACTGTGAAAATTATCAATTCTGGAGAAATAAATGATG ATAAAAGGAAAGGGAATAAATCGAAAATTGTGAAAGACACCATGGAGGCAAACAATCACGAAGTAAGGCGCAAGGGAAAACATAAAAAATCTTCAAAAAGGAGGAAAAGGAGAAGACATCATTATTCGTCCGAATCAGATAGTTCAACGGATACCGACTTGGAGTCTTCAGAATCTGATAGTGATTCTGACTCGGATGCATCCTCTTTAAGCGACACTAGCTCTTCTAGTGATGAAAAGCGTAAGAAGAGGAAAAGATCTAAGAGGGAAAGACATAAACGTGGAAAGGGGAAGGATAGACGACGTGAAAAACGACGCAGAAGACGAGATAAAAAGTCTAAACGTAGAGCTAAAAG GGACAGTGTCTCAGATAGTGAAAGTAACAGTAAAAGTGGAAGTGGCTCTGAAGAAAATAATGATTCAGTTGGAGCTTTGGATAAGAAGCTGAAAAATGCTG ATCATAGGAAGGGGGATGCAGCTGACATGTTCGATACGGAAGAGGGTGAATTCCCCAGGGAGAATGGAGAACATCAAAACAATGGTGTTGGAATCAAAATGGGACCAGACAGAATTGCTGACAGACACCCTGATGTAGTAGACGATGGTCCTGGCAAATCTAG GAGCCGAAGCTTAAGTCCTAGAAAAGCCATGAGTAAGAGTATGAGCTTAAGTCCTCAGAGAAGTGCTGGAAGAAGTCCCAGTGTTGGTGCAAAGCATAACAGGAACAGGAGCCCAAGTGTTAGCCGAAGTCCCCAGGTGCAGCAGATCTCTGATAAGGGCAGAAGTACGAGTCCAGTTAGAAGTGGAAGCAGAAGTATGAGTCCAGTTAGAAGCCCCAGAAGGCAGAAGGACAGAAATGCAAGTGTGAGTCCCCCAGCTAGGTCTCGTTCGCCAAATAGCCGTAGTAGAAGTGCCACTGTTTCTCCTCCCATAAGAAGAGTCACGCAGAGTCCACTCAGAACTTCATCCAGGAGGTCATCATTGAGGTCGGCAAGTCGCAGTCCTGTGAGACATTCTCGACGCAGTTTAAGCAGGAGTTCAGGCAAACCTTCTCGAAAGAGCTTAAGCAGAAGTCCTGTTAGATCATCCCAGAGAAGTGTTAGCAGAAGCTCTGGTAGGGCACCCTCCAGAAGAAGCCCTAGTCGTAGTCCAGTGAGGGCACCTATCAGGACTAGGCGCCAAAGCTACTCAAGGAGTCCTGTAATTTCGGGCCGGAGGGCAAGATCACCTGTTTCTAATCGTGGTGGGAGTTCTTCAAGAAGCCGTTCGGCTGATGGATCACCCAAACGGATCAGGAGAGGTAGGGGTTTTAGTGATCGATATGCTTATGTACGGCGTTACAGGAGTCGCTCTCGCTCTCCTAATCGTTCTCCCATAAGGTCATATCGATATGATGGTAGAAATGAGCGTGACCG ATATCTGAATTTTAGAAGATCCCCAAGGCGTTATCGGAGCCCACCTCGAGGAAGAACTCCTCCCAG ATATAGGGGCCGAAGAAGCAGGTCTCGTAGCCCGAGTGTGTCTCGCAGCCCAATTCGCTACCGCAACCGGCATTACAGCCGAAGCCGGAGTCCCGTTAGAAGCCGCTCTCCTGTGGAGAGGTATCGTGGGTCCCCCCGTGGTGAGAGGCGGAGATCGCCTTCACGTAGCCGAAGCCCATCTGCATCACAATCCCCTCGTGGTTCACAATCTCCCAAGCGTGCTACAAAAGGGAACTCAAGGTCGTCATCTGGTAGCCCTCCTAGGAAGACAGGCTTGGTTTCTTATGGAGACGCGTCGCCCGATTCTGGTCGTGAATGA
- the LOC140862296 gene encoding uncharacterized protein isoform X1, translating into MEKTNKKRPLVFLDVSIDGDVYERMVFELFTDVAPKTAENFRALCTGEKGISSKTGKPLHYKGTFFHRIVKGYAAQGGDFLRQDGNFGESIYDGRFPDEFPKLKHDGPGLLSMAIADRDERGSLFSITLKADHHLDRKCLVFGELVDGNDVLKKIENAGDEDGIPAVTVKIINSGEINDDKRKGNKSKIVKDTMEANNHEVRRKGKHKKSSKRRKRRRHHYSSESDSSTDTDLESSESDSDSDSDASSLSDTSSSSDEKRKKRKRSKRERHKRGKGKDRRREKRRRRRDKKSKRRAKRDSVSDSESNSKSGSGSEENNDSVGALDKKLKNADHRKGDAADMFDTEEGEFPRENGEHQNNGVGIKMGPDRIADRHPDVVDDGPGKSRSRSLSPRKAMSKSMSLSPQRSAGRSPSVGAKHNRNRSPSVSRSPQVQQISDKGRSTSPVRSGSRSMSPVRSPRRQKDRNASVSPPARSRSPNSRSRSATVSPPIRRVTQSPLRTSSRRSSLRSASRSPVRHSRRSLSRSSGKPSRKSLSRSPVRSSQRSVSRSSGRAPSRRSPSRSPVRAPIRTRRQSYSRSPVISGRRARSPVSNRGGSSSRSRSADGSPKRIRRGRGFSDRYAYVRRYRSRSRSPNRSPIRSYRYDGRNERDRYLNFRRSPRRYRSPPRGRTPPRYRGRRSRSRSPSVSRSPIRYRNRHYSRSRSPVRSRSPVERYRGSPRGERRRSPSRSRSPSASQSPRGSQSPKRATKGNSRSSSGSPPRKTGLVSYGDASPDSGRE; encoded by the exons ATGGAGAAGACGAATAAGAAAAGACCTTTGGTGTTTTTAGATGTCTCTATTGATGGAGACGTTTATGAGAGGATGGTGTTTGAG CTTTTCACCGATGTTGCTCCAAAGACAGCTGAAAACTTCCGTGCTCTTTGTACTG GAGAAAAAGGTATCAGCTCTAAAACTGGGAAGCCTCTCCATTACAAAGGAACCTTTTTCCATCGGATTGTCAAAGGATATGCAGCTCAG GGTGGGGACTTTCTTCGGCAAGATG GCAATTTTGGAGAAAGTATATATGACGGAAGATTTCCAG ATGAATTTCCAAAGCTGAAACATGATGGACCGGGTTTATTATCTATGGCAATTGCCGATCGTGATGAACGTGGCTCACTGTTCAGTATCACCTTAAAAGCTGATCATCATCTTGACAG GAAATGTTTAGTCTTTGGTGAGCTTGTGGATGGGAATGATGTGTTGAAGAAGATTGAGAATGCTGGGGATGAAGATGGAATACCTGCTGTTACTGTGAAAATTATCAATTCTGGAGAAATAAATGATG ATAAAAGGAAAGGGAATAAATCGAAAATTGTGAAAGACACCATGGAGGCAAACAATCACGAAGTAAGGCGCAAGGGAAAACATAAAAAATCTTCAAAAAGGAGGAAAAGGAGAAGACATCATTATTCGTCCGAATCAGATAGTTCAACGGATACCGACTTGGAGTCTTCAGAATCTGATAGTGATTCTGACTCGGATGCATCCTCTTTAAGCGACACTAGCTCTTCTAGTGATGAAAAGCGTAAGAAGAGGAAAAGATCTAAGAGGGAAAGACATAAACGTGGAAAGGGGAAGGATAGACGACGTGAAAAACGACGCAGAAGACGAGATAAAAAGTCTAAACGTAGAGCTAAAAG GGACAGTGTCTCAGATAGTGAAAGTAACAGTAAAAGTGGAAGTGGCTCTGAAGAAAATAATGATTCAGTTGGAGCTTTGGATAAGAAGCTGAAAAATGCTG ATCATAGGAAGGGGGATGCAGCTGACATGTTCGATACGGAAGAGGGTGAATTCCCCAGGGAGAATGGAGAACATCAAAACAATGGTGTTGGAATCAAAATGGGACCAGACAGAATTGCTGACAGACACCCTGATGTAGTAGACGATGGTCCTGGCAAATCTAG GAGCCGAAGCTTAAGTCCTAGAAAAGCCATGAGTAAGAGTATGAGCTTAAGTCCTCAGAGAAGTGCTGGAAGAAGTCCCAGTGTTGGTGCAAAGCATAACAGGAACAGGAGCCCAAGTGTTAGCCGAAGTCCCCAGGTGCAGCAGATCTCTGATAAGGGCAGAAGTACGAGTCCAGTTAGAAGTGGAAGCAGAAGTATGAGTCCAGTTAGAAGCCCCAGAAGGCAGAAGGACAGAAATGCAAGTGTGAGTCCCCCAGCTAGGTCTCGTTCGCCAAATAGCCGTAGTAGAAGTGCCACTGTTTCTCCTCCCATAAGAAGAGTCACGCAGAGTCCACTCAGAACTTCATCCAGGAGGTCATCATTGAGGTCGGCAAGTCGCAGTCCTGTGAGACATTCTCGACGCAGTTTAAGCAGGAGTTCAGGCAAACCTTCTCGAAAGAGCTTAAGCAGAAGTCCTGTTAGATCATCCCAGAGAAGTGTTAGCAGAAGCTCTGGTAGGGCACCCTCCAGAAGAAGCCCTAGTCGTAGTCCAGTGAGGGCACCTATCAGGACTAGGCGCCAAAGCTACTCAAGGAGTCCTGTAATTTCGGGCCGGAGGGCAAGATCACCTGTTTCTAATCGTGGTGGGAGTTCTTCAAGAAGCCGTTCGGCTGATGGATCACCCAAACGGATCAGGAGAGGTAGGGGTTTTAGTGATCGATATGCTTATGTACGGCGTTACAGGAGTCGCTCTCGCTCTCCTAATCGTTCTCCCATAAGGTCATATCGATATGATGGTAGAAATGAGCGTGACCG ATATCTGAATTTTAGAAGATCCCCAAGGCGTTATCGGAGCCCACCTCGAGGAAGAACTCCTCCCAG ATATAGGGGCCGAAGAAGCAGGTCTCGTAGCCCGAGTGTGTCTCGCAGCCCAATTCGCTACCGCAACCGGCATTACAGCCGAAGCCGGAGTCCCGTTAGAAGCCGCTCTCCTGTGGAGAGGTATCGTGGGTCCCCCCGTGGTGAGAGGCGGAGATCGCCTTCACGTAGCCGAAGCCCATCTGCATCACAATCCCCTCGTGGTTCACAATCTCCCAAGCGTGCTACAAAAGGGAACTCAAGGTCGTCATCTGGTAGCCCTCCTAGGAAGACAGGCTTGGTTTCTTATGGAGACGCGTCGCCCGATTCTGGTCGTGAATGA